GCGCCCTGGTCGATAGCCTTGTAAGCCATTGTCAGTGCGTCCATTTCAGGCAGTTTCTTGCCGCCAGCAATCACGATCGGAACCGGGCAACCGGCAACGACTTTTTCAAAGCCTTCTTCGATGAAGTAGGATTTGACGATATGGGCGCCGAGCTCGGCACAGATACGCGTTGCAAGGGAGAAGTAACGCTGATCGCGGGCCATATCTTTACCAACGCCGGTAACAGCCATTGTCGGAATGCCGTAGCGGTTGCCGGTATCGATCAGCTTGACCAGGTTGGCCAGAGACTGATGCTCATATTCAGCACCGACATAAACGTTGGTGGTAATTGCTGATGCGTTGAGGCGAATGGCATCTTCAATATCAACAGCAACCAGTTCACGGGACAGTTCTGTCAACACGCTCATACCGCCCGAGCAGCGCAGCACGACAGGCTTGCGGATGTCTGCCGGCATGGTCGCACGCAGGCCACCACGGGTGCACATCAGCACGTCTGTATATTCAGCAAGCGGACGGATCGTCAGATCAAGACGCTCCAGACCGGTAGCCGGCCCCTGAAAATAGCCATGGTCAAAAGCCAACATGACCGTATTGTTGCTCTTTTTCTGGAAAATGCGAGCCAAACGGTCCTGCATACCCCAGTCAAGTGCATTAGACCCTCTTACAGGGAATGGCTTGGTTTCTACTGGAACATCAACGCCGAAGTCCTTGCCTTCTTTAATGTCATCGATATCAGCCATGAATTTCCTCCGTGTTAAAGTCGACATGGTGATGCTTGGTGGCACCATCTCAATGTGTCCCAAGGCGTTCACATGAACAGAACGCCATCAAATTCTCATAAAAGCTAAGCGCAGCAACTGGGTTCTGTCAACCCAAATTTGGCGTCATATGTTTCATAGGTGGACATATGATCATTAATTTCGATACCACCTTTTGCGTACAACTTTAGTTATCATTATGAAATATATACATATTTATAACTTTCTAGTACAATTCTAAATAAAAGAAAATTTTTATGCGCGAAGAAAGGGTTGATCACAATGCAGTTATGTGATCATATGAACGCACACTTCACCAAATCATCAGACATGTGATCACAATGAGCGACGACAGCAAATTTGAACATCATGATGCCGAACTACTGAGCCGCGTGGCATGGTATTATTATCATGACGGAATGACCCAGAGTGAGATCGGAAACATCCTCAATCTGTCACGCATCAAGATTTCCAGAATGCTGGAAAAGGGTCGCAAGATGGGATTGATTCATATTCATATCAATTCCAGCTATGGCGGATGCTTCGAACTAGAAGGTCGTTTGCAGCAACTATTCGGCTTACAAGAAGCCCGAGTCATTCCTGCAGACGATGGTGAGCATTCAACTGAACGCATAGCAGAAGCCGCCAGTCAATATCTCATGGGCAAACTGAACAATGCCGATCTCCTCGCTGTTGGGTGGGGGGCGACAGTTATGGGAGCCTTGCAAAGACTGGCACAAACCCTGTCTCACAGAGATATCTCGCTGGTCAGTCTCACCGGTGGTGTCGCCGCCTATATAGAAGGTGTCGCGACGGGCCGCACGGCTCAGAATGTCCACCTGATTCCCGCTCCCTTGATGGTTTCCAGTCAGGAACTGGCCCAAAGCCTGAGGAGCGAGCGCCATGTTGTCGACGTGATGGACATGGCCAGAACAGCCAATTATGCGCTTGTTGGTGTCGGCTCCGTCGCCAATCAGGCCACATTGATCACCTCCGGTTATGCAACCGGATCTCAGTTTGAGGCTTTCCGGCGCCAGGGCGCGGTGGGAGACCTCATTGCAATTTTCTATGACAAAGATGGCAATGTTCTCGATTTGCCTTTTCACGACAACCTTATTGGTCTGGATCTCCAGGCCTTGCGGGAAATTCCCAATGTTGTCGCGGCAGCCTGCGGGCAAACAAAGGTCGAGGCCATTAGAGCTGCTGCCCGCGGTAAGCACTTTAATGTGCTCATTACCGATGAGCCGACAGCTCTCGCCATAATTGAGGGAGAGAGTCATGACACAGAAAGAGGGATACGTTCTGGCGATTGATGCCGGAACCGGCAGCGGCCGAGCGGTCATTTTTGACAGCGCAGGCCATCAGATCGCAGTGGGTCAGGAGGAATGGACCCATCTCAGCGATCCGAGATATCCCGGCTCCATGGAGTTCGACTGCAAAGCCAACTGGAAACTGTTGAGCAAATGCGTCCGTGAAGCACTGACCAATGCCGGTCTGAAAGGATCGGATATCCGCGCAGTGAGCGCCACCAGCATGCGCGAAGCCATCGTCACCTATGACAAGGATGGCGGCGAGCTATGGGCCTGCGCCAACGTGGATTC
This genomic window from uncultured Cohaesibacter sp. contains:
- a CDS encoding sugar-binding domain-containing protein encodes the protein MSDDSKFEHHDAELLSRVAWYYYHDGMTQSEIGNILNLSRIKISRMLEKGRKMGLIHIHINSSYGGCFELEGRLQQLFGLQEARVIPADDGEHSTERIAEAASQYLMGKLNNADLLAVGWGATVMGALQRLAQTLSHRDISLVSLTGGVAAYIEGVATGRTAQNVHLIPAPLMVSSQELAQSLRSERHVVDVMDMARTANYALVGVGSVANQATLITSGYATGSQFEAFRRQGAVGDLIAIFYDKDGNVLDLPFHDNLIGLDLQALREIPNVVAAACGQTKVEAIRAAARGKHFNVLITDEPTALAIIEGESHDTERGIRSGD
- the lsrF gene encoding 3-hydroxy-5-phosphonooxypentane-2,4-dione thiolase gives rise to the protein MADIDDIKEGKDFGVDVPVETKPFPVRGSNALDWGMQDRLARIFQKKSNNTVMLAFDHGYFQGPATGLERLDLTIRPLAEYTDVLMCTRGGLRATMPADIRKPVVLRCSGGMSVLTELSRELVAVDIEDAIRLNASAITTNVYVGAEYEHQSLANLVKLIDTGNRYGIPTMAVTGVGKDMARDQRYFSLATRICAELGAHIVKSYFIEEGFEKVVAGCPVPIVIAGGKKLPEMDALTMAYKAIDQGAHGVDMGRNIFQSDSPVGMIKAIRAIVHDGEKPEKAFELYEAEKASA